Proteins encoded by one window of Mustela erminea isolate mMusErm1 chromosome 5, mMusErm1.Pri, whole genome shotgun sequence:
- the TCL1A gene encoding T-cell leukemia/lymphoma protein 1A, whose amino-acid sequence MGELPFLRAHTALHPDHLWIWERSVYVDENRRTWLPITIETESSLQVLMRQEDVSLGEAMCPSLLAPCPLPSMWQLYPGRRYRGSDSSFWRIVYHIEFSGKEDMLLEQLPDPEGE is encoded by the exons ATGGGCGAGCTCCCGTTCCTCAGGGCGCACACAGCCTTGCACCCGGACCACCTGTGGATCTGGGAGAGGTCCGTGTACGTGGACGAGAACCGGCGCACCTGGCTGCCCATTACCATCGAG ACGGAGAGTAGCCTCCAGGTCCTCATGCGTCAGGAGGATGTGTCCCTGGGGGAGGCCATGTGCCCCAGCCTGCTGGCCCCATGCCCTCTGCCTTCCATGTGGCAGCTCTACCCTGGAAGAAGATACCGAGGCTCAGACTCGAGTTTCTGGCGCATAGTGTACCACATCGAG TTCAGTGGCAAGGAGGACATGCTCCTGGAGCAGCTGCCAGACCCAGAGGGTGAGTGA